AAATAGCCGAGCCGAATAGACTAAAAACCCGTAATTTGTAAACATGTTTTATCAAGCTTTTTTTCAAACACAGGCACACTAAGAAGAAAAACCATCGTAAATAAATTTAGAAGAATTCATTCTTAATCGGTGAGCATGTTATGAATTATTCTAACACCACTCACCCAACTACTTGAAATTATTATGACTTATGGAATCTCATTAACTCTCATCTAAAAAATCAAAACTCATTACAATTTAAAATATGATGTAATTTATTATATCATTGAACAAACAAAATTTTTATATATATTGAGAAATTTAGACAAAAATATATTACCTATCTATGGTGCAATTCAAAATTAGTTCCGTGGCAAAAAAAAGTGTTTTAAATAAATAAATAGAGTTATTCTGATTTCATGTAACGTTTCTTTTGACTTAGCAATCAAAAAGTTTGCCTATTTTTTGATCTTATATTTTTAGAGTAACTTCTTGTGTTTTACTCCCTTTTTAAATTTCTATAAAAAATTATTATACGCAAAGTTCAAATCAATCCGTGCACTATAAAGAGACCTGCTATCAACTCCCTTTAAGAATGAGAATTAATTCTTACATTCACTTAAATCAATTACTCTAAGATCTTTATTAATTTTTCATAATAACCTTTCTTATCATTCAACATTTTGATCCTTGTTTTCATACATAGAAAAATAGTTGAAAATCATTAGATAAAATCTATTTCTATTAAGAATTGTTATTTTTAAAACTTCAGAGGTCATTACATATATTATAGCTTTAATAGACTTAAAACCATTATCGAAAATTTAATTTAAACCTATTTTCTCGAAAAAATTTGAATAATAAAAATCCTAAATTAATTGAACCTAAATATAAAAATTTACAAAAATATTAGTGATTTTAAAATAAATTTTAGGGATGATTTACTTTTGTAGCTTGATATAATAAAAAATTAATTTATTATATCTTATTGTTTTTTCTTTTATAAAAAACATTCCAACAAGATATAAATATAAAAGTTATTAAAGATGGGAATATATTATCTATATAAATAAAATTTAAAGCCAAATAAAAAAATACAAGCATATATAATACACTATTTAAAATAAAACTAGGAAAACAAAATTTTAAAATAAAAACTCTACTATTTAAACATAACAAAGAATATATTAATGCCCCTATGAAAAGAACTATATAATTACCATAATTAAATAGCTTTAAAAAGGGTAAAAAAATTCCCAAACTAAAAATAATTTCAAACAAAGAAAAAACTACGCACATGATATCACTAAACACTGAATTATTAAATTCAATTATACCATTTCTCAACACTTTAAAATATAGTAAAAAATAATATCCAAGTATATTTATAGTTGACAAATACAATAAAAAAAAACTTAAACCCACATCTAATAAATCAAAATTTAAAATCCAACTATTTTTAATTTCATCAAAGTTAATAATAAAACATATTAAATATATAAAAGTATTTATTATATTTTGCAATAAATAAAAATAAAAATTTTCTCCTATTTTTTTTCTATTTTGAGGATTAACAAAATCAAATAAATAAGTCCTAACTAAACCAAAACTTAAAAACAAACTTACAGAAAAAATTGAAATTAAAATTAAAAACATAATTTACCCTTAATTTGCAAAAAACTTAAACCAAAAACAATTATGTTGCTAAGTACATGAATTAAAACAACACAATAAAAATCTTTAAAAATAAAAAACACTAAAAAATAAATTATCCCTATCAAAAATTTTGATATAAAAATAGCAAGTCCAAAATGTATATGATTAAATCCATACGCAAATGCACTTAATAACATAACAACTAGTAAATCACATTGTAATTTTTCTAAAAAAAAATCAAAAATTAAAAGTCTAAAAACATATTCTTCAGCAATTGCCATAAAAATAACAGAAATAAAATATGACATATTATAATTATCAGTACCTATAAAAAACACAGGAACTTTTTTATTTAAAAAATAACTCAAAAATATTTCTAAAGATATTGTAATAATAGGTACAAAAATTATTAAAAATACATGCTTCAGCCTTAAAGGAGGCATATCTATAGCAAAAAGATTAAAATAAACAATTATAAAAAATGATGCAAAATAACAAAAACGCTTCATAAATAAAACTGCATTTCTTGTATTCAAAAAAATACAAGCTCCTGAGGGGAAAAGCAAATATGGAATAAACAAAAAACTAAGGTATTGGGTGTGGGTAATATTCATCTAAAATTTCTCCTTTCTTTTTAAAATATGGATGCTCATCAAAGGGGTGAAATGGAAAACACATTTTAAGCAACTCTGGAACAAGAATCCTTATAGATTTAAAAGATGTGCTTTCTAATTCAGGAGGAGTTATATCACAATAAACAGCATATTTACTTACAGATCGTAAAATACTTAAACTCATATTCAATTCATTTTCAACTAAGTTTTCTTCAGAAGATATCTCTAATCTAGTTTCATTATCCATAATAGAATTCAACAAAGAATCTTTTAAAGAAATTTCATTCAGGTTGGAATAATATAAAAAATTATCATCCAAATTAAAACTGTGCCTCAGACTATTTAATGTTAAATTACTTATCTCTCTAGCCTTAAAAAAATAAATTAAAGGTAAAGACTGAGCAACTACAGCAGCTTCTTCTACAGCTCTTAACAAAACATACTCTTTATTAAAACCTCCTTGAATTCCACAAACTAAATATGGAATCGATTTTTTCTTATTTCTTAAGAATGCTGCATAAACTGGCATTCCCAAATCCCTATCAGAATAATCCAAAATAACTAAATCAAAATAAGATTCAAGTTCTAAATCACCAATTGATTTTCTCAAAAATTTATTACTTTTCCAGTCAATCACAGGCCTTTTAGATTTCATGTACCAATTAGAAATATAGCAATGTAATTGTATTACCTCTATTATTGCATTGCTAAGTGCAATCTCTACTGACCTATGAACTGCTGTTCCTGTACTAAAAGTTGGCATTTTAAAATTCTGATGGATACCCATAAAAATCATATCGCAAGGGACCCATATTTTTTCATTAGAATGAATTAAAGATGGCAATAAAATCCAATAAATCTCATCACTCTCACAAACTTTTGTATAAGGAAGGTTAAAATTTCTATCCAAATCTGAAAAAACGTTTCTATACTCCAAAGGCATAACTTTATACTTTGAAGTATTTAGAAGAGACTTTCTAGAAGAAAGAATAAAATCTTCTTGAAATAAAGTTTTAGACATTAAAAGAGAATATCTCTCAATAGTTTCACCTTGCAATCTAGTAATAGCCTCCTCATAAGAACGCCCATAACCAGAAATATGGTATTCCATATTGTATGCCTCTCCTATTAATATTTTATGATAATTGGGCAAAATACATGTAGAAGAATATAATAAAGGCAATCCCTTTTGAAAGGGTAACAATGTAACTAAAGCTGGACCAATACCTGTAGCCGGAGAATTAGTAAAAACAAGATCTCTATAAAGCTTACTAGAATAAGGATAATAGTTAATCACAATATTGCTCCTTAATTAGAATTAGAAATTAATGTTGAAACAAGCTTTTGAGTTTCAATATTCAAACATCTTGATTTATAAGTCGACAAATATCCACAAGCAGGACAAGATGATATTCTCAAAACATCTTGATTTTGGAATTCAAAAAAAGGCACATAAATATGCAAAGCTCTCCCCATAAGTTTAGATGTTTTAACCTGAAAAAAGGTAAAAGCATCCCCAACTAAAATGTAAGCAATATGATAATAAGCTGGACTTAAAAAATCTCCTGAAGAAATTAACTCTGTGTTCCTCTTATGTTTTTCATACTCCTTATTAAATCTATGATAAAGTACATGATCTGTCATTCTAGCAATTATCCTTTGTTCATAACATTCAATACATGCTGTTCTTTTAGGCTCTAAACATGTAATCAGCATAAAAGGCCCATCTATGGTGCCAAAAAAAATTGGTTTATTAAGTCCTATTAAAATTCTATTAATATTTCTAAGTAAAAATGGGTTCAAATTACCCAACAACATAATAACCCCTTCAAATGGCATAAATTTGGATCTAAAATGATCTAAACTTTTTGAATACCGCATTAAATCCAATTTATTTAAAAAAACAGGTGTTTTTAAAAATTCCAAGTTTTCATGACTCAAAAGCTCATACTTTAAATCAAACGATTTAGCAGTAGTTTCTAGAATATTAATCAAACTACTATCATCTGAAATCAGCAAATAAGGATTCTCTTGGGGAACAACTTCCAAATATTGCCCAAAATATAAATAATTTAAAAATCTATTATTAATTCTGAACTCATTCAAATGAACAAACCCAGAATTAATTAATTCTTTAACAATATTTTTAACCTTATTGTTTTTTATTTGAATTAAATCAATTCCCTCATCAGAAGACAAAGAATTAAAAACTTTGCTCAATTCATTAATATAAGAATCTTCAATAGAAATTATCAGGTCCTCATAATTCCAAACCCCCTTCCTAACAATCAAAAACCCTTTGGATTCTTTTAAAACTCTTACATTATCTGAAAAATAATACAAACCATTATTCATTAATTACTCCTTTTAGACATTCCCTAAAATAGCAGCTGAAACTACATGTTCACTAATTCCATCTAACTTTAAGCACTTTTCTAGCTCTGGTTTATCAAACCCTCCCCAACTACAATATCCCAAATTCAAAGCAGTAGAAACTAAAGAAAAATTTTGATGAATAGCGCCTAGCTCTATAAAAGCAAAAGACAAACTCATCTCTGAATACTTTAAATAATTAACCTCATATCTATAAACAAAAAAGAAAGCAATATTAAAATTAGAAGAACCTTCAAAAAACGAAATAGTAAGTAAATTTTCAATCTTAATCGAACCAATATTGATCTTAACAATTGAATTATTTGAAGATTGATATAAATAAAAACCTTTATCAAGCTTTTCAACATTATTTACATAAAAATAAATATCTATAGGATACATTCCTCCCCCTGATGGATAAGGCTTCCTAGATTGCCTAAGTTTTGAATTTCCAAATTCTACATAATCATATCGAACATCGCCAGCAGCATAATAAAGAAGCGTCGATAAATCCACCAAATTTAAATATTGATTTTTAAACTTTCTATAAGACTTTCTTTTAAGCAACGCATCTTCAAGTTTAATTTTAAGTCTTTTAACTTTAGGTAAAAAAACTACATCATCATCATCATCAAATTCACGATATTCTCTGTTAGATATATTTGCAATAGCAGCGGGATCTTGCAAAAATTTAGAAATATTTTCATTAAAATAAAATTTTTTAATTTCAGAAAAATTTAATAAATAATTAAGAGTCAAACTTTCTGCATCTTTGTCAAATAAAGATGCTTTAATTCTAATATTAGAAGGAATAGCAATAATATTGCTATTAAACACACTTCTTGAAACATTATTTATTTCATACATCCCTGATAGCTTCATATTAAAAACTTCAGAACTTTCATTATCATTTTTTACCATAATTATTACCTTTAACTATTTTTATATTTTTTACTTTTATTTAAAGTAAAATTATTTTAAGTAAACTTAAAACCCTAACTTTTAAACTCAAATCCAAAAGTCAAATTTTATACACCAATATTAAAAATAAAAGAAGCAAAAATATCTACCTATGATCACAAAAGATTAAAATCTATAACATAGATAGACCTAAAAAACATCTATTTTGCCTCCTTTACTAATCAAGCATTTGTTGTTTTAATAAAACAACAAATATTGACTTATAGACTAAAGCTGCAACTACAAGTGCAACTACAACAGCAACCACCGGGTATTACAGCATAATTGGCACTTATTCCAATGCTAGTCAAAAAATGTTTATTTCTAATAAACATATACTTTCTCCTTTCTTAAAATTTTAATTATCAAAATTAATTGAACTTACTATAAATCCAAGCATAAATTGCTTGTCTTGATTTATACCCATTCTAAAAACAAATGGAACTTCTCTAAATAATTTGTAACCAATACCAAAACTAGTAATATAAAGAAATTTTCCATTATCAACAAAAACGTCATCAAATCCATATCCTATATCAAAAGATATCGATAAAAATAAATCAGAAAACGCATTTCTTAAGTATTCAAGAAAAAATACTCTATATTCAAATCCAAAATTAAAAATTGTATTAAAAATGCTATTAGGATCATCAAGAAAGGGAAGAGCTAACGGATATAAATTTAAAGCTTGATAATCTACTCTGGTCTCTAAATCGGTCTCAAATAAAGAACCGGATTTTAAAAAATCCACCTTAAATCCCAACTCTCCAAAAAACATAGAGAAAAGATATTTAAAATTCCAATACACCTTATAAATTTGATCTTCACCACCTAATAAATACTTATAAACAAAAACCGCTTTGGTATCCATTCTTTGAAATTCTGAATAATAAATCGGAACTAATAAACTGATCTTATTCTTTAAAGTAAGTGTATTGGAATATACATTTTCGATATTATCAACCGTAAGTAAATTGTTAATTACCCCTATAGTAAGAGTATTTTCAAATTTAAAATAATAAAAATTATATCCAAATAAAAAATTTCCTATATGTTCAATATATTTTTTATCAAAATTAAACGGTGCCCTAATCTCATAAAATACTTTAGAAAAAAAATTCCTAAAAAAATAACTAATGCCAGATGCAAATAAAATGGTTTTGTAATAATCAGACCCCAGCCCAATAAAAGGAGAAATTTTAGAATCATTTAAAACATAATATAAAGACAAATCAAATGTATTTGGCATGGATAAATAATCCATGTCAAAGTCAAAGCCTATGCCATTAATCTTTAAATTATTGAGTTCCTTTGAAAATAAGTTAAAACATATTAAAAATACAATCACCTTTTTCATTATTTCCTATTCTTCCTTTAAACCTTAAAACTAATACCAATACTTAATATTTGATTAAAAGGCATATTTTTCAATAAAATCTTTTTCTCAAAAGGCTCATATATGCTTTTAATTTTTAAAGAAAAACCTTTAGTAATATCAAAGTTACTTTCAAAATAAATTTGCCAAGCATTATCATTTAAATTTGTTTTTAAAAAGCACGATGTTTTAAGTAAACCTTCAATCCAAGTTAAAATAAACCCTGTCGATATATAATGATTATTACTTTTTAAATAACCTTCAAATACAAAAGCAATGGAATTTAAAATTCCATTTTCAAAATCAATATAATACCTAGAACCTAAGAGATATCTATTATCCTCACTACGAAACACATAATTTTGATCATAAAGCAAATCATGTCTTATAGTGGAATAAAAAAATAGTCCACTATAAATTTCAACAGATAAATCAAAAATAAATTTGATATCTATATTGCTATTTTCTAAATTAAAAGGAGTCTCCACCATTAGTAGTAGATCTAACTTAGGAAATGACAACTGAAAATAAGTCCAAGGAGATAAATATTTCGATTTTTCAAGTCCATCAAGGCTAAATTCATCTAATATAGCACCAAAGGAAAAAATATAATTTGAGACAAAATAATATATTTCTGCCAACCATTCTTCTGAATCTTTTATTCTCTCTAAAATAATATTCTCTATTAATCCACTACCTAAATGATAATTTTGCTTTCCTAGTTTAATAATTAAACTATCAAAATAAAAATTTAAAAACAAATTTTTAAAACTTAAATAATGTTGCTCCTTCTTTATAGTCAAAGAAGGGGCAACTCCAAATTCAAAAATACCATGATTAATAAAAACTCCTAAATAAAATTCATTTTCAAAGCTGAATATTCCAGTACCAAGAAAATCTTTCTCATCATAATCTGAAAAAAAATATGAAAAATTACTACTTAATCCAAGCTGCTCCTTGATAATAATATTAGAAAATAAAAAGCTAGGTATTATTAATAAAAAGCAAAACAACAAAAATTTGGCAAGTTCCATTTTTAACTTATCCTTATTTTAAATAGTTTTTAGCAATATCAAATACTCTTAAAAAACCTTTCATAGTAAAAATAGAATTATTTAAATTGGTTTTGGAAAAATTTTTTGTATATACTATTGTACGATGATTCTCAAAAATCCTATCAACAACTTCAATACTAGAAAAAGCACTAATACCGCTAATAAGGCCCTTCTTATAAAGAACTTCTCTTAAAACATGAGAGTTCCTATCTTTGTGTAAAGTCGAAAATTTATTTGAATCATATCTAATTAAATCAACAAATGGATAAAGAGATGCTTTTTTTGTTTTAAACTTCAAAAGATTTTTATTTCTTTTTTCAAGAAAGCTAAAATCTTCTTCAAACCTTAATCCAATAATGTCTTGCAATGAAGATATACCCTTAACCTTATAAGACGGACTAACTTTAATAGGATTTGAAGATTTACTACTTAACATAAAGTAACCTGTGTCTCTAATTACAAGAAATGCTATGTCTAATTTTTTACCTTCCGTATACACTAGGCAAGAATTTGAATTATTTGAATTTATAATTGAGAATCCCTTACTTTTTTCTTTTAAAACTCCATCCAAATAAATTTCATAAACTAAATTAACAACATAAACTCCTGGCTCAATATTAGGAAAAGCCAGCCTAGAAAAATCCTTTACCAAAGAATTTGATTCATTAGAATATAAAAAACTAGAAACACAAAGACAAATAATAACAATAAAATTGTTAAACATTATTTATTACCTCCACTATTGATCTCTTACTTGCCTTAATAAAAGGCAAAACTGAAGAAATAATTGCAACTAAAAAAATAAAAAAAGAAACGAAACAAATATCGCTAAAATAATATGAAAAATTAATAAAATAAGATTCTGTATACCCTGGGGGAGAAAATCTTATCTGTTGAAATCCGATTATCAATTTTAAAAAATAAGAAATAGCAATGCCTAAAATTATATTTATAACAGCAAGAATAAATATTTCCAAAAATAAAGTACAAAAAAGCTCTAATTTTGTAAGACCAATTGCTCTTAAAGTTCCAAGCTCTCTAGTTCTTTCAAGACTAAGTGCTGTCATTATTTGAAAAAATGATATAAATATCATCAATATTATTAATATTGCCAAAAATTTAAACATTATTTTATTAATTCCTACAATAGATTTGAAAGACGGATTAATTTCATACCAATCGTTATATTCAAAATCTATATTGCTTTTATTTCTTAAATAATCTAACTTATTTTTAAAACTATTTAAAAAAGAGTTGTTTTTTAAATAGACTTGTATTAAATGAGCACCATCTTTAAAATCAAAAAAACTTTTCAATGTATTTATACTAGTAATAACAACCATGCTATCTGTTTGAATAACTGGAAATTTAACAATTCCTGACAATCTAATATCTTGCAAAGCAAGA
This genomic stretch from Borreliella valaisiana VS116 harbors:
- a CDS encoding CPBP family intramembrane glutamic endopeptidase, coding for MNTRNAVLFMKRFCYFASFFIIVYFNLFAIDMPPLRLKHVFLIIFVPIITISLEIFLSYFLNKKVPVFFIGTDNYNMSYFISVIFMAIAEEYVFRLLIFDFFLEKLQCDLLVVMLLSAFAYGFNHIHFGLAIFISKFLIGIIYFLVFFIFKDFYCVVLIHVLSNIIVFGLSFLQIKGKLCF
- a CDS encoding YcaO-like family protein, which translates into the protein MINYYPYSSKLYRDLVFTNSPATGIGPALVTLLPFQKGLPLLYSSTCILPNYHKILIGEAYNMEYHISGYGRSYEEAITRLQGETIERYSLLMSKTLFQEDFILSSRKSLLNTSKYKVMPLEYRNVFSDLDRNFNLPYTKVCESDEIYWILLPSLIHSNEKIWVPCDMIFMGIHQNFKMPTFSTGTAVHRSVEIALSNAIIEVIQLHCYISNWYMKSKRPVIDWKSNKFLRKSIGDLELESYFDLVILDYSDRDLGMPVYAAFLRNKKKSIPYLVCGIQGGFNKEYVLLRAVEEAAVVAQSLPLIYFFKAREISNLTLNSLRHSFNLDDNFLYYSNLNEISLKDSLLNSIMDNETRLEISSEENLVENELNMSLSILRSVSKYAVYCDITPPELESTSFKSIRILVPELLKMCFPFHPFDEHPYFKKKGEILDEYYPHPIP
- a CDS encoding SagB/ThcOx family dehydrogenase, producing the protein MVKNDNESSEVFNMKLSGMYEINNVSRSVFNSNIIAIPSNIRIKASLFDKDAESLTLNYLLNFSEIKKFYFNENISKFLQDPAAIANISNREYREFDDDDDVVFLPKVKRLKIKLEDALLKRKSYRKFKNQYLNLVDLSTLLYYAAGDVRYDYVEFGNSKLRQSRKPYPSGGGMYPIDIYFYVNNVEKLDKGFYLYQSSNNSIVKINIGSIKIENLLTISFFEGSSNFNIAFFFVYRYEVNYLKYSEMSLSFAFIELGAIHQNFSLVSTALNLGYCSWGGFDKPELEKCLKLDGISEHVVSAAILGNV
- the borA gene encoding TOMM family putative cytolysin BorA, producing MFIRNKHFLTSIGISANYAVIPGGCCCSCTCSCSFSL
- a CDS encoding ABC transporter permease; protein product: MLKLAFFNIFRDVRRSMMVSFLLSSSVVFLLLFIGYMNYSSEGMEMGLVSSTGHIQIARKNYFNPKFSGIKNNLVLKDFEILQIKNEINKYSEFKYSNLIVNFEGLIGNSFASKPFFATAFEDPDFATKSLSLVDGNPLFDSSVGDFLIGSSLAMSLGIENLTKENSKLTLMTDMLGEGLALQDIRLSGIVKFPVIQTDSMVVITSINTLKSFFDFKDGAHLIQVYLKNNSFLNSFKNKLDYLRNKSNIDFEYNDWYEINPSFKSIVGINKIMFKFLAILIILMIFISFFQIMTALSLERTRELGTLRAIGLTKLELFCTLFLEIFILAVINIILGIAISYFLKLIIGFQQIRFSPPGYTESYFINFSYYFSDICFVSFFIFLVAIISSVLPFIKASKRSIVEVINNV